The genomic segment TAAACTGTAATATCATCCCCACATACACGATTTGATTCAGTATGAATAATGGTTGCATTCCCTATTTCTCCGTGATGCTGTGGATTGGTTGAGTAAAAATGAATCGTTTCTGACTGCATATTGCCCATTATGCATCATAATAGAATGTGTCAATATGAATATCCACGAAAATCAAGGAAAAAACCTTTGCATCACTAGGAAATCTATGCTAGAATAGAGGCATGGAAAAAAATAATCTCACACCTGATAATGCTCAAATAGACTTATCAGAGTACCAAAAGCTCGATTCCGAGGGCGTTAAGGCTCTATCAGACATAAATCCAGAGACAGAAAAAAAGCTGGAATACTTGTTACTCAGAATCTGATTTGTATTAAAAATCATAGCATGAATAGCATTTATTGCGATTTTTATCTTATCAGCGTATAGTTGGTCTCGGAATCAGACACAAACTTCTTGGATTATGAAACAGAAGTTTATTTCCCAAGGGAATGCCGCATGTTTTTGGGTCAATTCTGGAAACAACAGAGAACAACTAAAAACTACAGAATTTTTGGATTTTTTAGTCACCAATAAGCGCGAGGATTTGAGAAAATTATTGGAAGATAACACGTGTCTTACCCCTGATACTTTGAGCCATCTCCTTGGCATGGAAGAAAAATATGATATCGCGAAACTGACTGAAGCATACGAAACAACTTTGATCAAAAAATTTCAAGGAAGCACTCTGGAGTCTAGCAATGAAATAAACACGATTCTTTCTCTTGACCCGAGTAATAGGATGCAGCACAATAAGGTCATGAAGCTTATTGAACAGGCCGTGACAAAAAATAGTACCAAAAAAAGTACTGTAACATGTAATACTATCAAATTTCAATGACTCTCAATAGATATTTCATGTAGAATATCTTCTGTCCCTCCTGTTCAGCCACGAGACGAATCGCTCAAGTTCTTGGAAAGTCTCGAGGCAACAGAAGAGCTTATTGTCAGTTATCCGAGCTCTCTTGATCTCCAGGTAGATACAAAAAATAATTTGCTCTCCACATCATTTAACGTCAATATCATATATACCCCTGCTCGGTATGAATCAGATCTTCTTCCTAAAATATAATTATGAAAAATAACAAAAGTGCATTGGTTGAGCTCAGAAATAATACGATTATTTGGTGTATTATTACGATCGTATTGATAGTATTGCTCTGGTTTTCCTATAACTTTTTTACACAACTGGGGAACCAGTTAGTAGTACATAATCAAAAGAAAGTGCAGACCATCACAAATATAGTGACGGAAGGTATCATATCTGACCAAGTATTATCTGATGCATCAAAAGATGATATGCGCTGGCAAACAATCCAGAAACTTGTTCCAGGCATCAAGACAACCATCGGGGTTATCTGAACGCCAGATGGAATCAAAAATATAGCCACTATCAAAAAAATCACACAAAAATGAGATAAAACATTAGAATATAAAGAATGGCTCAAAACATCATGGGACGCTCAATCAAAAGAAAATCTCGATCAAATGCAAAAGGATATTGCAGAAATAATCCCTATTTTTGCTGGTGTCTCAAGTAATAAGAATACTGAAAATATATCCGGTAAAATTACACTCAAAAAGTTGATTGATTTTATACAAATAGATATTGCTAAAAAATATCATCTTGGGAATGCGATGGGCGCTATTGGTATCAACAGTGTCAAGTTTATCAAAGAATGATCTGACATCGGTGCCTATGATATACCACTTAAATTTGATAACATAGATAACAAGGATGTGTTACAGCTCTTAGACTTTTTATCCACCACCGGTGGAATAAAAATCCAGAAAAAAGAAAATGGTGGTTTTTCTATCACACACACAAATCCTCGCGAACTCAGACGAGGAGAAATAACATGAGATACAGTCAGTAAAATATCTCAACTCAAAAATCCACTTATTATCGTACAAAATATCGTCATCAATCCATCGGAAAAAGATGTATCACTCATCACTGAAACATCTCAAAAGTGGGACATAAATATGACACTCACTTTCTATATACGTGGTGCCAGTAGTGATTTTATTCTGAAAATGGACCAAAATTTGATCCAGAGACTCTGAGAAGGAAATACACCATGAACATTACTCTGAAAGGCAAATCAAATGCTTCAGATGTGTCAAAAGAATCTCAACTGTTCTGATGAAAATAAGATTGCAGATCTCATTAATCTTCTTAGTACAGCAAAAAATACCTATAAAGGTATCCGAGATGCAGATCAAAACAGTAGTCCTATTGCCATGGTCACGAGAAGGTCAGACCTTATGTCGACCGTGACATCTTTGGAGAAAAAATTACAACAAATAGAAAGTGACCAAAAAGCAAATATAACCCAAAAATAATCTCGTTCTCACGTATGTCAAACTCTCTCGAAATTCTCAAAAAAGCGATTTTTAACGAAGAAGATCCTGCGAGTATCTGTGACATGATGATTATATGCGCTGTCGAAATCAATGCATCAGATATCCACTTAGAACCTGAAGAAACAAGGATTCGTCTCCGATATCGAGTGGATGGATTGCTGAGAGAAATACTCGAATATCCACTTATAAATCATCCTCAAATAGTTGCCAGATACAAGATTCTTGGAAACCTCAAGATGGATGAAACTCGTAAACCCCAGGATGGGCGTATCTCTCATAGCGTTGGAGATAAAGTATTTGATCTTCGTATTTCCACTCTCCCAACTGTTCATGGGGAAAAAGTGGTGATGCGTATCGTGGACAAAACAAAAAAAGTGCAGGATCTGAAGGATCTATGATTAGAGTGAAGAAATAAAATCGTTCTTCATAAAGCTATTGCTCAGCCGAACGGGATTATTCTGAATTCTGGTCCAACTGGATCTGGTAAATCTACCACTCTCTACTCAATCCTCAAGGAACTCAATAAAGTAGATGTCAATATTATGACCTTTGAAGACCCTGTCGAAATCGTGGTGGATGGAATCAATCAGAGCCAAGTATTTCCTGATATTGGTTATACCTTTGCATCTGGTCTCCGTACCGCACTTCGTCAAGATCCAGACATTATCATGGTAGGGGAAATACGAGATAGTGAGACAGCTGATATCGCTCTTGAGGCAGCACTGACAGGACATCTCGTTCTCTCCACTATCCATACTAATTCTGCTGCTGAGACAGTAACACGACTTATCAATTTAGGTATTAAGACATTTTTGATTCCTGCCACTATCAATGCGATTATCTCCCAGCGTCTTGTGCGAAGAATCGACCCCACTAAATCGGTTAAAGTAGCATTTTCTCAGCTTGATTCCGATATGCAGGAGAGAATCAAAAAAATTCTTTCTGTAATTCCAAAAGATGAACTCCAAAATCGACTCTCGAAAGAGATGATGGCAAATCCAGCATTTTATATACCTGATATCTCCAAAGTAGCTCATGCGGATGATGCATATCAATGACGAATCGCTATTTATGAGGTCATGGAAATAACAAATAGTATAAAAGAAATGATTATGCGAGGAGCGACGTCAAATGAAATTTTCTGAGCAGCCGTTAAGGACGGAATGGTCTCCATGGAACAAGACGGTCTTATTCGCGCTCTTCAAGGAATCACCTCACTCGAGGAAATATATAGCGTAGTACGTTCATAATATATATCTATGGCAAATAATATCATCATCCTTTCAGAAAAATTTGACACACCAAAAGTCGTACGCCATACGAGTTGGTTCGAAAATATGAATAACCTCATTCTTTCGAGTCAAAAGATAAAACTCAAAGACAAAGTAACATTTTATAGGCTTCTTGCGACGATGGTCAACGCATGACTCACAGTATTGCAGGCTATAAAAATTCTCCATGGTCAGCAAAAAAAGCCTTCTATGAAAAAAATAGAGGAAAAAATGATTGATAATATCCATTCTGGTAAAAATCTTTCAACAACATTAAAAGATTTTCCAAAAAGCTTCTCTGATTCAGAAGTAGCTATGATAGAATCATGAGAAAAAACAGGAAAGCTCAATATTACTCTCCTAGAAGTCGCATCACAGATAGAAAATCTCGCCTCCTTGAAGCGTAAAATGATCTGAGCATTGATATACCCTGCACTTATCGTTGTGGTTATGATTGGTGTTCTCTTTGTGGTTATGTGGAAAGTGGTTCCTCCATTGGTAGGACTCTTTTCAGATTTTTGAGGTCTGCCACAATCCACACAAATGCTGGTTGCAACCAGTAACTTTGTTATAGCCTACTGGTATCTCTTTTTTATTATCCCTGCTGTTTTGAGTTTTACATGGACACGCTGGAGAAAGACCGAATCATGACTCTTCTTAACAGATAAATTTATTCTTCATATACCTGGAGTTGGTCCTCTTATGCAAAAAATCCTTCTCGCGAAATTCTCACGTCTTATCGCCAGTCTCATGGGAAGTGGGATCTCTATCGTGGAAACTCTCCGTATTATCTCAGGTGCTGTCTGAAATGAAGTCTATCGTCAAAGAATTCTCGGACTTCGGGATGATGTGGCGCAGGGTATCACAATGGGTAAATCGCTCGAAGGCGACCCCCTCTTTCCTGATATGGTCGTCCAAATGATCAAGGTTGGAGAAGAGACGGCAAAAATTGATACCATTATCATCAAAGTAGCTGAATTCTATGATGAGGAAGTAGATACTGCTGTGGGAGCTATCAATAAAATCATTGAACCGGTGATTATCGTAACAATGGCGATATTCGTCGGACTTATCGCTTATGCCGTTATGACACCGATTATGCATCTTTCTGACGTTATCGTACAATAGAACGTCTCAAAAATATTTGATAAAACACGAAAGAAAGGTACTATACATCAAATATGGTACCTTTTTCTCTTACTCTGCTCCAAAAAATACAGCTCACGTATAATGTCTATGAGCTGATTTATAGTATGGAAACCCCCCTCGATATTCTCCCAGGTCAATTTTTACTCTGCGAAACAGAAAAAGATACTTCTCATCTGCTCCGTGCCTATTCTGTCAGTGATGTGCGTGATACTCATATCCATTTTATCATTAAACGTTTAGAAGATGGGAAGGGGGGCAGCAAGGCCATTTGTGACCAAGAAATAGGTCATATAATGCAAGCTTGGTGACCAAGTGGAGCGTTCGTTCTCCCCACAGAAAACATACCAACACACATCGTATTTATAGGAACTGGGACAGGTTTTGCTCCCCTTTATTTTCAGGCGAAAAAGATCCTCGAAGAAAATCCTCGTCAAAAAATATCATTTATTTTCTGAGTTCGAGCAAAAAAAGATCTTTTTTATAACGCAATATTGCAAGAATGGACGCAAAAATATCCACATTTTTCCTATCAATTTTGTCTTTCACAGGGAGAGGAAACATCATCTCATTATCGGGGAAGAGTGACGAACTATCTCCAAAATCATCCTGAATTGATGGACACTGATTTGGTGCTCTTTAGTATTTGTGGAAGC from the Candidatus Gracilibacteria bacterium genome contains:
- a CDS encoding GspE/PulE family protein; this translates as MSNSLEILKKAIFNEEDPASICDMMIICAVEINASDIHLEPEETRIRLRYRVDGLLREILEYPLINHPQIVARYKILGNLKMDETRKPQDGRISHSVGDKVFDLRISTLPTVHGEKVVMRIVDKTKKVQDLKDLGLEGRNKIVLHKAIAQPNGIILNSGPTGSGKSTTLYSILKELNKVDVNIMTFEDPVEIVVDGINQSQVFPDIGYTFASGLRTALRQDPDIIMVGEIRDSETADIALEAALTGHLVLSTIHTNSAAETVTRLINLGIKTFLIPATINAIISQRLVRRIDPTKSVKVAFSQLDSDMQERIKKILSVIPKDELQNRLSKEMMANPAFYIPDISKVAHADDAYQGRIAIYEVMEITNSIKEMIMRGATSNEIFGAAVKDGMVSMEQDGLIRALQGITSLEEIYSVVRS
- a CDS encoding type II secretion system F family protein, which codes for MANNIIILSEKFDTPKVVRHTSWFENMNNLILSSQKIKLKDKVTFYRLLATMVNAGLTVLQAIKILHGQQKKPSMKKIEEKMIDNIHSGKNLSTTLKDFPKSFSDSEVAMIESGEKTGKLNITLLEVASQIENLASLKRKMIGALIYPALIVVVMIGVLFVVMWKVVPPLVGLFSDFGGLPQSTQMLVATSNFVIAYWYLFFIIPAVLSFTWTRWRKTESGLFLTDKFILHIPGVGPLMQKILLAKFSRLIASLMGSGISIVETLRIISGAVGNEVYRQRILGLRDDVAQGITMGKSLEGDPLFPDMVVQMIKVGEETAKIDTIIIKVAEFYDEEVDTAVGAINKIIEPVIIVTMAIFVGLIAYAVMTPIMHLSDVIVQ
- a CDS encoding FAD-dependent oxidoreductase, which produces MVPFSLTLLQKIQLTYNVYELIYSMETPLDILPGQFLLCETEKDTSHLLRAYSVSDVRDTHIHFIIKRLEDGKGGSKAICDQEIGHIMQAWGPSGAFVLPTENIPTHIVFIGTGTGFAPLYFQAKKILEENPRQKISFIFGVRAKKDLFYNAILQEWTQKYPHFSYQFCLSQGEETSSHYRGRVTNYLQNHPELMDTDLVLFSICGSPVMVSEVREILASHGIEKGKILFEQY